In a single window of the Proteiniborus ethanoligenes genome:
- a CDS encoding phosphoribosylformylglycinamidine synthase, which produces MDKHVRRIFIEKKKGFDIEAKQLFNDLSQNLGIRELTEVRIANRYHIQGVSKEAYEKALVNIFSEPNIDTIYEESLPLDGSYKVFGIEYLPGQYDQRADSAAQCIEILTTRERPIINTAKIIMIKGNITDDEFRKIKNYCINPVDSREASLDKPETLKDNIIPPKDVEVLNGFIQKSLDELIKFKEELGLTMSIDDVLFCQEYFKLTEKRNPTITEIKVIDTYWSDHCRHTTFMTEIEEVNFDNGLYGDSIKSTYEEYLNSRDYVYGEADRPICLMDMATIGMKELRKRGLLDDLDVSDEINACSINVNVDVDGKTEKWLVMFKNETHNHPTEIEPFGGAATCLGGAIRDPLSGRSYVYQAMRITGSGDPRQKIEDTLLGKLPQRKITTEAARGYSSYGNQIGIATGHVSEIYHQGYVAKRMELGAVIGATPKGNVVREVPKEGDLVVLVGGRTGRDGCGGATGSSKSHTDDSILNSGAEVQKGNPLIERNILRLFRKSDFSRIIKKCNDFGAGGVSVAIGELADSLEINLDKVLTKYEGLDGTELAISESQERMAVVIDKDHLHILEKHVEEENLEATVIAKVKSNNRLIMKWRNNTILDIDRDFLNTNGVRQKTKAHIVEPVGSYYDRSLECLEGNKGDVKSAWIRNLKTLNLASQKGLVERFDSTVGAGTVLLPFGGKYSLTPSLGMASKVPVLKGETNTCTLMTYGFDPELSTWSPYHGGLYAVVDSVAKVVAMGGDHRKIRLTFQEYFEKLGDDSKKWGKPLAALLGAYKAQKEFMIPSIGGKDSMSGTFNDLNVPPTLVSFAVCVEDARDIISPEFKKAGSKIILVSSPRLENGLPDFEILNKNHTRVHELIKSKKILSAYNVGIGGIAGAISKMSFGNKIGIEFIGDIEIDKLFSADYGSILLEINSTENLEKLFEGIEYKILGCTKEEPVIIVNNTKIHIDDAIKEWEEPLNEIFPIKKSIEGKPNTIYYDKGNMVKAKYHIAKPKVFIPIFPGTNCEYDMERAFRNAGGEIDTFVFKNLTPEAIKESIDIMAKKIKTSQIIALPGGFSAGDEPDGSGKFIGTVFRNPYILEAVMELLKNRDGLILGICNGFQALIKLGLVPYGEIRDMKEDSPTLAFNNLGRHVSRMVQTKVVSNLSPWFNNVNIGDVFTIPISHGEGRLVADDKTLEEMIKKGQVATQYVDFEGNPSYDGEFNPNGSLHSIEGITSPDGRVLGKMAHSERIGKDLYKNMYNETDQKLFEAGIRYFR; this is translated from the coding sequence ATGGATAAGCATGTAAGAAGAATATTTATTGAAAAAAAGAAGGGCTTCGATATTGAAGCAAAACAGCTTTTCAACGATTTAAGTCAAAATCTAGGCATAAGGGAATTAACTGAGGTTAGGATTGCTAACAGATACCATATTCAAGGAGTGTCAAAGGAGGCTTATGAAAAAGCACTAGTAAATATATTTTCAGAGCCTAATATTGATACTATTTATGAGGAAAGCTTACCACTAGACGGTAGCTATAAGGTTTTTGGAATAGAGTACCTCCCAGGACAATACGATCAAAGAGCTGATTCAGCTGCTCAATGTATAGAGATTCTAACTACAAGGGAGAGACCAATAATAAATACTGCAAAAATAATAATGATCAAGGGCAATATTACAGATGATGAGTTCAGGAAAATTAAAAATTACTGCATAAATCCTGTTGATAGTAGGGAAGCATCATTAGATAAGCCGGAAACATTAAAGGATAATATAATACCACCAAAGGATGTAGAAGTGTTAAATGGTTTCATACAAAAAAGCCTTGATGAGCTGATAAAGTTCAAGGAAGAATTAGGACTTACAATGAGTATAGATGATGTATTATTCTGCCAAGAGTATTTCAAGCTTACAGAAAAAAGAAATCCCACTATAACTGAAATAAAGGTTATAGACACATATTGGTCAGATCATTGTAGACACACTACTTTTATGACTGAAATAGAAGAAGTGAACTTTGATAATGGCTTATATGGAGATTCGATAAAAAGCACGTACGAGGAATATCTAAATTCAAGAGATTATGTCTACGGAGAAGCTGATAGGCCTATTTGCCTAATGGATATGGCAACTATAGGAATGAAGGAGCTTAGAAAAAGAGGGCTGTTAGATGATTTAGATGTTTCAGATGAAATAAATGCATGCAGTATAAATGTAAATGTAGATGTGGATGGAAAAACAGAAAAATGGCTTGTTATGTTTAAAAATGAAACCCATAATCATCCTACGGAAATAGAACCCTTTGGAGGAGCAGCTACCTGCTTAGGAGGAGCCATAAGAGATCCATTATCAGGTAGGTCTTATGTGTATCAAGCAATGCGAATCACAGGCAGTGGAGACCCTAGACAGAAGATAGAGGATACACTTTTAGGAAAGCTACCTCAAAGAAAAATCACTACAGAGGCAGCCAGAGGATACAGCTCTTATGGAAACCAGATTGGCATAGCCACAGGACATGTATCTGAAATTTATCACCAAGGATATGTAGCTAAGAGAATGGAGCTAGGAGCAGTCATAGGGGCTACACCAAAGGGAAATGTAGTTAGAGAAGTACCAAAAGAAGGTGATTTAGTAGTTTTAGTAGGTGGTAGAACAGGAAGAGATGGATGTGGTGGAGCAACAGGCTCATCTAAATCACATACTGATGATTCAATATTAAACAGTGGAGCAGAGGTTCAAAAAGGAAATCCATTAATAGAGAGAAATATTTTAAGACTATTTAGGAAGTCTGATTTTAGCAGAATAATAAAAAAATGCAATGACTTTGGTGCTGGAGGGGTATCTGTAGCCATTGGAGAGCTTGCAGACAGTCTAGAGATAAATTTAGATAAAGTGCTGACAAAATATGAGGGCTTAGATGGTACTGAGCTTGCAATTTCTGAATCTCAAGAAAGAATGGCAGTGGTTATAGACAAAGACCACCTTCATATATTAGAAAAGCATGTAGAGGAGGAAAATCTTGAGGCTACAGTAATAGCCAAGGTAAAATCAAATAATAGATTAATAATGAAATGGAGAAACAATACAATACTAGATATTGATAGGGACTTTTTAAACACTAATGGAGTTAGACAAAAGACTAAGGCTCATATAGTAGAGCCAGTGGGAAGCTATTATGACAGATCGTTAGAATGCCTAGAGGGCAATAAAGGAGATGTAAAAAGCGCTTGGATAAGGAATTTAAAAACTCTCAACTTAGCCAGTCAAAAAGGATTAGTTGAAAGATTTGATAGTACAGTAGGAGCAGGTACAGTGCTACTTCCCTTTGGAGGTAAATACAGCCTTACACCATCCTTAGGAATGGCTTCAAAGGTCCCAGTGCTAAAAGGAGAGACAAATACCTGTACTCTTATGACCTATGGATTTGATCCTGAGCTTTCTACTTGGAGTCCTTATCATGGTGGGTTATATGCAGTGGTAGATTCAGTAGCTAAGGTTGTAGCCATGGGAGGAGACCATAGGAAAATAAGACTTACCTTCCAGGAATACTTTGAAAAGCTAGGAGATGATAGTAAAAAATGGGGTAAGCCTTTAGCTGCATTGCTAGGAGCATACAAGGCACAGAAGGAATTTATGATACCTTCAATAGGTGGAAAAGATAGTATGTCTGGAACCTTTAACGATTTAAATGTTCCACCTACTTTAGTGAGCTTCGCAGTATGTGTAGAGGATGCGAGGGATATCATATCTCCAGAGTTTAAGAAAGCAGGCAGCAAAATAATATTAGTTAGCTCTCCTAGATTAGAAAATGGGCTTCCTGATTTTGAGATTCTAAATAAGAACCATACAAGAGTTCATGAGCTAATAAAGAGTAAAAAGATATTATCAGCATATAATGTAGGCATTGGTGGTATAGCAGGAGCTATTAGTAAAATGAGCTTCGGAAATAAAATAGGTATAGAATTTATAGGGGATATTGAGATAGATAAATTATTCTCTGCGGACTATGGCTCTATCCTTTTAGAAATAAACAGTACTGAAAACCTAGAAAAGCTATTTGAAGGAATAGAATACAAAATACTAGGCTGTACAAAAGAGGAGCCAGTAATAATTGTAAATAATACTAAAATCCATATAGATGATGCTATTAAAGAATGGGAAGAGCCTTTAAATGAAATATTCCCTATTAAAAAGAGCATAGAAGGTAAACCTAATACAATCTACTATGACAAAGGAAACATGGTAAAAGCAAAATACCATATAGCAAAGCCTAAAGTGTTCATTCCTATATTCCCAGGTACAAACTGTGAATATGATATGGAAAGAGCCTTTAGAAATGCGGGCGGAGAAATAGACACATTTGTATTTAAAAACTTAACTCCGGAAGCTATAAAAGAATCTATAGATATAATGGCTAAAAAAATAAAGACTAGCCAGATTATAGCCTTACCTGGTGGCTTTAGCGCAGGTGACGAGCCAGATGGTTCAGGTAAATTTATAGGAACTGTATTTAGAAATCCCTATATATTAGAGGCAGTAATGGAGCTTCTTAAAAATAGAGATGGGCTCATATTAGGTATCTGCAACGGTTTTCAAGCTCTTATAAAACTAGGCCTTGTACCATACGGAGAGATTAGGGATATGAAGGAAGATTCTCCTACACTTGCTTTCAACAATTTAGGCAGACATGTATCTCGTATGGTTCAGACAAAAGTAGTATCTAATCTTTCACCTTGGTTTAACAATGTAAATATAGGAGATGTATTTACTATTCCAATATCTCATGGTGAAGGTAGATTAGTGGCAGATGATAAGACCCTAGAAGAAATGATAAAAAAAGGTCAAGTGGCTACTCAATATGTTGATTTTGAAGGTAATCCTAGCTATGATGGAGAGTTCAATCCAAATGGTTCCCTTCACAGCATAGAAGGAATAACTAGCCCAGACGGAAGAGTCTTAGGCAAGATGGCACACTCAGAGAGAATAGGTAAAGACCTATATAAAAACATGTACAATGAAACAGACCAAAAACTATTTGAAGCAGGGATTAGGTATTTTAGGTAA
- the purN gene encoding phosphoribosylglycinamide formyltransferase: MSPVKIGVLISGSGTNLQTLIDNINSGDIYGEISVVISNKKDAYGLTRAKNNGIDAVYIDRKNSLDDIEFNKKIIEELKKRDVQLVVLAGYLRILSSEFISQFRNRIINIHPSLIPSFCGKGYYGEKVHKAVLDYGAKITGATVHFVDEEADTGPIIFQKSVEISEGDNVETLKNKVLEVEHLLLSEAVRLYCKDKIIVIGRKVIVRE; encoded by the coding sequence ATGTCACCAGTAAAGATTGGAGTTCTTATATCTGGCAGCGGGACAAACCTTCAGACCTTAATCGACAATATAAATTCAGGAGATATATACGGTGAGATTTCAGTAGTTATATCTAATAAAAAAGATGCTTATGGACTTACTAGAGCTAAAAACAATGGTATAGATGCTGTTTATATTGACAGGAAAAATTCACTAGACGATATAGAGTTTAATAAAAAAATCATAGAAGAATTAAAAAAGAGAGATGTTCAGCTTGTGGTTTTAGCTGGATATCTAAGGATTCTAAGCAGTGAGTTTATATCCCAGTTTAGAAATAGAATAATTAACATTCATCCTTCCTTAATTCCTAGCTTCTGTGGGAAGGGATATTATGGAGAGAAGGTTCACAAGGCAGTATTAGATTATGGAGCAAAGATTACTGGAGCTACAGTACATTTTGTAGATGAGGAAGCAGATACAGGTCCTATAATATTTCAAAAATCAGTAGAGATAAGTGAAGGAGATAATGTGGAAACCCTAAAAAATAAGGTGCTAGAAGTAGAACATTTACTTCTTTCTGAGGCAGTAAGGTTGTATTGTAAGGATAAAATAATTGTAATCGGTAGAAAAGTCATTGTTAGGGAGTGA
- the purF gene encoding amidophosphoribosyltransferase, which yields MGFKLIDDDKLKEECGVIGVYSKEDNVVEMIYHGLYALQHRGQESAGIATSSNGTINYHKNMGLVSEVFSSEKLEKLEGNMGIGHVRYSTAEENLGINAQPLVVKYKKGSIAIAHNGSIVNGESLREILEDEGVVFQTTNDCEVMANMIARYHKDEIEKAINRVMEVFKGSYALVLMTNDKLIGVRDNQGIRPLCLGKIKDGYVLASESCALDTIGAEFVRDIEPGEMVIIDGNGIKSIFNDKWSKKRLCIFEIVYFARPDSRIDDISVYLARKEAGKILAREYPVDADIVISVPDSGTSAAIGYAEESGIPYSIGLIKNRYIGRTFIKPNQSNREQGVKIKLNVLKENIQGKRVVLVDDSIVRGTTSKRIVSMLKKAGAKEVHLRISSPSVAYPCYFGIDTPYREHLVGANKTMDEICQMVNADSLGFLSEEGLIKSTGKAEGFCLACLNGDYPMEIPREEAVLNE from the coding sequence ATGGGCTTTAAATTAATTGATGATGATAAATTAAAAGAAGAATGTGGAGTAATAGGGGTGTATTCAAAGGAAGACAATGTAGTAGAAATGATTTATCATGGTCTTTATGCTCTTCAACATAGAGGACAAGAGAGCGCAGGTATTGCAACTAGCAGTAATGGCACAATAAATTATCACAAGAACATGGGACTTGTATCAGAGGTTTTTAGTAGTGAAAAGCTGGAAAAGCTAGAGGGAAATATGGGCATAGGTCATGTGAGATACTCTACAGCAGAGGAAAACCTAGGAATTAATGCTCAGCCCTTAGTAGTTAAATATAAAAAAGGTAGCATAGCCATTGCACATAATGGCAGCATAGTAAACGGAGAAAGCCTTAGAGAAATTCTAGAGGACGAGGGAGTAGTTTTCCAAACTACAAATGATTGCGAAGTAATGGCAAACATGATAGCTAGATATCATAAGGATGAAATAGAAAAAGCTATAAATAGAGTAATGGAAGTATTTAAAGGATCTTACGCCCTTGTATTGATGACAAATGACAAGCTAATAGGTGTAAGAGATAATCAGGGTATAAGACCTCTCTGCTTAGGAAAAATAAAAGATGGATATGTACTAGCATCTGAAAGCTGTGCCTTAGATACTATAGGAGCAGAGTTTGTAAGGGATATTGAGCCAGGGGAAATGGTCATAATAGATGGAAATGGTATAAAGAGTATATTTAACGATAAATGGAGTAAGAAAAGACTTTGTATATTCGAAATAGTATACTTTGCAAGACCAGACAGTAGAATTGATGATATAAGTGTATACCTTGCAAGAAAGGAAGCAGGGAAAATATTAGCCAGAGAATATCCAGTAGACGCAGATATAGTGATTTCAGTTCCAGACTCAGGTACATCAGCAGCAATAGGATATGCAGAAGAATCAGGAATACCATATAGTATAGGCTTAATTAAAAACAGATATATAGGCAGAACATTTATAAAGCCTAACCAAAGCAACAGAGAGCAAGGGGTCAAGATTAAGCTAAATGTACTAAAGGAGAATATCCAAGGGAAAAGAGTAGTTCTTGTAGATGATTCCATAGTAAGAGGAACTACAAGCAAAAGAATAGTAAGTATGCTTAAAAAAGCAGGAGCTAAGGAAGTTCATTTGAGAATAAGCTCTCCATCAGTAGCATATCCTTGCTACTTTGGCATAGATACACCATATAGAGAGCATTTAGTAGGAGCAAATAAAACCATGGATGAAATATGTCAAATGGTTAATGCAGATAGCTTAGGATTTTTATCAGAGGAAGGCCTAATTAAATCAACTGGAAAGGCAGAAGGATTTTGCTTAGCTTGCTTAAACGGTGACTATCCTATGGAAATTCCTAGAGAGGAGGCAGTATTAAATGAATAG
- the purM gene encoding phosphoribosylformylglycinamidine cyclo-ligase — protein sequence MNSKGLTYKNSGVDVTAGYEAVKRMKTHVQKTFTKGVLSDLGGFSGMFAIDKAQYEEPVLVSGTDGVGTKLMIAFMMDKHDTIGEDCVAMCVNDILCQGATPLFFLDYIATGELHPEKIESIVKGISNGCIKGKCALIGGETAEMPGLYGTDEYDMAGFAVGIVDKKKIITGKEIKKGDLLIGLPSSGLHSNGFSLVRNLFFNIKKYKVDNYIDELGCTLGEELLKPTRIYSNPLIELNNKFNIKGISHITGGGFYENIPRMLPEGLRAFVDRRHVHIPAIFNLMQKLGDIEIDEMYSTFNMGIGIVMAVEERDADNILKHLEDENEKAYIIGEIVEGERGLSICHQ from the coding sequence ATGAATAGCAAGGGATTAACTTATAAGAACTCAGGTGTAGATGTAACTGCAGGCTATGAAGCGGTTAAACGTATGAAAACTCATGTGCAAAAAACTTTCACAAAAGGAGTTTTGTCAGACTTAGGTGGCTTTAGTGGAATGTTTGCCATAGATAAAGCTCAGTATGAAGAACCAGTTCTAGTATCTGGAACAGATGGTGTAGGTACCAAGCTTATGATTGCATTCATGATGGATAAGCATGACACCATAGGAGAGGACTGTGTAGCCATGTGCGTAAATGACATACTTTGCCAAGGAGCGACTCCACTTTTTTTCTTAGATTATATTGCAACCGGGGAGCTACATCCTGAAAAAATAGAGAGTATAGTTAAAGGAATATCTAATGGATGTATAAAGGGGAAATGTGCCCTTATTGGAGGAGAAACTGCAGAGATGCCTGGACTCTATGGAACAGACGAATATGATATGGCTGGCTTTGCAGTAGGAATAGTGGATAAGAAAAAAATTATTACTGGAAAGGAAATAAAAAAGGGAGATCTATTAATAGGCTTACCTTCTAGTGGCTTGCACAGTAACGGATTTTCATTGGTTAGAAACTTATTCTTCAATATAAAAAAATACAAAGTAGATAATTATATAGATGAACTAGGATGTACCCTAGGGGAGGAGCTTTTGAAGCCTACAAGAATATATTCTAACCCATTAATAGAACTAAATAATAAATTTAATATAAAAGGAATTAGTCACATAACAGGTGGAGGGTTTTACGAAAATATTCCAAGAATGCTTCCAGAGGGATTAAGAGCTTTTGTAGATAGAAGACATGTGCATATACCAGCTATCTTTAATCTTATGCAAAAACTAGGTGATATTGAAATAGATGAGATGTACTCTACCTTTAATATGGGAATAGGCATAGTAATGGCAGTAGAGGAAAGGGATGCTGATAATATACTTAAACATTTAGAAGATGAGAATGAAAAGGCATATATAATAGGAGAGATTGTTGAAGGAGAGAGGGGCTTATCAATATGTCACCAGTAA
- the purE gene encoding 5-(carboxyamino)imidazole ribonucleotide mutase, with translation MKVAIVMGSDSDYPVVEKGLKILKEFGVEAEVRVISAHRTPDKAVEFGKGAEKEGFEVIIAAAGKAAHLGGVLAAVTILPVIGLPIKSSTLDGLDSLLSIVQMPKGIPVATVAIDGGENAALLAIQILSVKHNSLKTKLVEYRTKMAEEVEEKDRTLRKKLSN, from the coding sequence ATGAAGGTTGCAATAGTAATGGGAAGTGACTCTGATTATCCAGTTGTGGAGAAGGGATTAAAGATTTTAAAAGAATTTGGAGTAGAAGCAGAGGTTAGAGTCATATCTGCACATAGAACACCAGATAAGGCAGTAGAGTTTGGTAAAGGAGCAGAGAAGGAAGGCTTTGAGGTAATAATAGCAGCTGCAGGTAAAGCTGCACATCTTGGAGGTGTATTAGCAGCAGTTACCATACTTCCAGTTATCGGATTGCCTATAAAATCATCAACATTAGATGGACTAGACTCTCTACTATCTATAGTTCAGATGCCTAAGGGAATACCAGTAGCTACAGTAGCCATAGATGGAGGGGAAAATGCAGCTCTTTTAGCAATTCAAATATTGTCAGTAAAGCACAACAGCTTAAAAACAAAGCTTGTAGAATACAGAACTAAAATGGCAGAGGAAGTTGAAGAAAAGGATAGGACACTTAGAAAAAAATTATCTAACTAA